A single Cucumis melo cultivar AY chromosome 4, USDA_Cmelo_AY_1.0, whole genome shotgun sequence DNA region contains:
- the LOC107992162 gene encoding uncharacterized protein LOC107992162, translated as MRLLESSAPGIREELESIGFAKWSRAYSPRMQYNVMTTNISKSLNSAMLKARELPICSMLEVLRMMLQRWFFGRRNEVDYQVTDFTETIEGILRDQIEHIQSMKVSLVNNMKYQVIYGTFQYVIYLPTKIRIPTRMEFKRRIKCGRCGRVGHNRKKCKFSLLN; from the exons ATGCGTTTGTTGGAATCTTCTGCCCCTGGTATACGTGAGGAGCTTGAATCCATTGGTTTTGCTAAGTGGTCTCGTGCCTACTCACCACGTATGCAATATAATGTCATGACCACTAATATATCTAAGAGTTTAAATTCTGCTATGTTGAAGGCTAGGGAGTTACCAATATGTTCAATGCTTGAGGTTTTGCGAATGATGTTGCAAAGATGGTTTTTTGGACGAAGAAATGAAGTTGATTATCAAGTTACTGATTTTACTGAAACCATTGAAGGTATATTAAGGGATCAGATTGAACATATCCAATCAATGAAG GTTAGTCTggttaataatatgaaataccAGGTCATATATGGAACTTTCCAATATGTGATTTACTTACCTACGAAG ATTAGAATTCCAACAAGAATGGAGTTCAAGAGACGTATTAAATGTGGCCGTTGTGGACGTGTTGGTCATAATCGCAAGAAATGCAAGTTTTCCTTATTGAACtag